In the genome of Drosophila kikkawai strain 14028-0561.14 chromosome 2R, DkikHiC1v2, whole genome shotgun sequence, the window ttaaataaaattaatttctggaCAGATAACCAAATTCGGCAAGAAAAACGCTAAAAGATCAGCACTGATTGCAACCGGCATTCGCAGCATCTGGTCACACTAATCTTTGACGTACAAAAACTATTTGATTTATTCGTAAGTTTTTGAGCTAAGAACCATGAAAGTGCTTGTGACAGGCGGCACCGGCCTGGTGGGGAAAGCCCTTCAGACGGTCATCAAGAATCAGGACGAGGAATGGTACTTTGCTGGCTCCAAGGACGCCGATTTAACGTGAGTAATTCGAAACCACTGTCCAAAAGTTACATTAAACAAGTTCCTTACACAGAAATCTGGCCGCCACGCAGGCACTATTTGCCCGAGAGAAGCCTACGCATGTTATCCACCTGGCCGCCATGGTCGGAGGTCTGTTCCACAACATGAACAACAACCTCGACTTCTTGGTGAGCTTCATGCATGGCTTGCAACGAGTAAAACAAAATCCAATAAACTTCCTTTCAGCGCAACAACCTGCTGATTAACGACAATGTCCTGCAAACGGCCCACGAGCAGGGGTGCGTCAAGGTGGTTTCATGCCTGTCCACCTGCATTTTCCCGGACAAAACCACGTACCCCATTGACGAGACAATGGTCCACAACGGCCCACCGCACCCCTCTAACTACGGCTACTCGTATGCCAAGCGATTGATAGACGTGCAGAACCACGCCTACCATGACAAATACGGCCGACTGTACACCTCTGTGATTCCCTGCAATATTTTCGGGCCGCACGACAACTACAAGCCCGAGGTGAGCCATGTGATTCCGGGCATGATCAACCGCATGCACCAGCTCATCACCGAGAAT includes:
- the Gmer gene encoding probable GDP-L-fucose synthase gives rise to the protein MKVLVTGGTGLVGKALQTVIKNQDEEWYFAGSKDADLTNLAATQALFAREKPTHVIHLAAMVGGLFHNMNNNLDFLRNNLLINDNVLQTAHEQGCVKVVSCLSTCIFPDKTTYPIDETMVHNGPPHPSNYGYSYAKRLIDVQNHAYHDKYGRLYTSVIPCNIFGPHDNYKPEVSHVIPGMINRMHQLITENPEVPQNEKVFTVFGSGMPLRQFIYSLDLAELMIWVLRSYDSVEPIILSVDECQEVTIFEVANAIASAFNFKGKLVCDTTKADGQHKKTASNAKLRTHLPNYLFTDFETAIKASVQWYKDNYDEARK